A stretch of DNA from Methylobacterium sp. CB376:
CCGAGGATTCGGGTGACGGCGGCTGGGCCGCAGCGGCCGGCGCGGCCGCTGCGCGCACGATCCGCGGATGTCGGCTTCGCTCAGGCGCCGCGCACAGGCGCCGCGCAGGCTCGTGATCCGCTTCGATCAAGCGGATCCCGGATCAGGCGTGCCCGGCCGGCGCGTCGCCGCCCATCCCGTCCAGGGCCCCCGCGCGCCCTGACGGCGATGGGCGCGTGAGCAGCCGGCCGCGGCACCACGCCTCGATCCGGTCCGCATCCGGGGGCATGACGGCGTCCTCCTCTCCCGCGAAGGCGCGCCACGCGGGCAGCAGCGCCTCGCTCACCGGCACGACCGACGGGATGCCGGCCACGATCGCCGCCGTCTCGGCGCGGAGCCCCCGCCCCTCGGCCTCCTGACGGCCGAAGCGGTTGACGAACAGGAGCTCCGGCTCCGCCGCGACCGCGGCCGCGAGCCAGGCGGCCCCCTCCGCGAGACCGCAGGTGGTCAGGCGGCACCCGCGCGCCGCGCCGCCGCGGCTCTCGAAGATCTCCACCCGCCGGCCGGACCCGATCTCCTCCAGGAACAGGCTCGCGCAGCGCGACGGAGTGCCTCCGCGGCGGAACTGGAGCAGGCCGCCGACCCGGTATCCGGCGCCGGCGAGCCGGCGGACGACTTCCGCCAGGACCGCGTCGGGGCGGCTCGCGCGCCCGTAGGCGACGACGCAGATGGAGGAGGCGCACATGGCGGAGAACCGATGGCGGGGAACCGATGGCGGGGAACCGGTCTCGGAGCAGATTTCAGGACGGCCGGAAGGCCCGCACCACGGCGGGGTCGGTCTCGATGCGCGCCGCCCCGATCAGGTCGAGGCAGTAGGGCACCGCCGGCATGATTGCGAGCAGGGACAGGCGGATCGAGGACGGGCGTCCCGGCAGGTTGATGACGAGGGCCCGGCCGCGGATGCCGGCGGTCTGGCGTGACAGGATGGCCGTCGGGACCTGCTCCAGGCTGCGCGCGCGCAGCACCTCGCCGAAGCCCGGCATCATCCGCTCGCAGGCCGCCCGCGTCCCCTCGGGCGTGAGGTCGCGCGGTGCCGGGCCCGTCCCGCCGGTCGTGAGAACGAGGTCGCACCCCTCGCCATCGACGAGGTCGATGATGGCGTCGCGCACGCTCTCCAGACCGTCCGGCACGAGCCGGGCGACCGGCTCCCAGGGCGAGGCGAGCAGGTGCGCGAGTTCCGCCCAGATCGCCGGGCCGCCCTCGTCGGCGTAGAGGCCGGCCGAGGCGCGGTCCGAGACGGTCAGGATGCCGATGCGGGCCATGTCCACGGCTAACCTCCCGTGACGCTCATGTGGCGGGCCAGCGCGGCCCCGGCGCCCCGTCCGATGACGAAGTCGTGGCCCTTCGGCTTGCGCAGGACGGCGGCGTCGATCGCCGCCTGCAGCAGCCCGTCGCCCTCCGAGCCCCGGAGCGCGGCGCGCAGGTCGCGCCCCTCCTCGTGCCCGAGGCAGGTGTAGAGCATGCCGGTGCAGGTCACCCGCACCCGGTCGCAGCCCTCGCAGAAATTGTGGGTCAGCGGGGTGATGAAGCCGAGCCGCCCGCCCGTCTCCGCGACGCGGACGTAGCGGGCCGGGCCGGCCGAGCGGTATGCCAGCGGTTCAAGGGTGAGGCGCCGCGCCAGGCGCCGACGCACGACGTCGAGGGGGAGGAACTGGTCGGCCCGGTCGGGTCCGACCTCGCCGAGCGGCATGACCTCGATCAGGGTCACGTCCATGCCGCGCCCGTGCGCGAACCGCACGAGGTGCTCCAGCTCGTCCTCGTTGGTCCCCTTGAGCGCCACCGCGTTCAGCTTCACGGACAGGCCGGCGGCCTGCGCGGCGTCGAGCCCGTCGAGGACCGCGCCGAGATCCCCGCGGCGGGTGATGGCGCGGTAGCGGTCCGGGTCGAGCGTGTCGAGGGAGACGTTGACCCGCCGCACGCCGCACGCGGCGAGGTCGCGCGCGCGGGCCGCCAGCAGGGTCCCGTTCGTGGTCAGGGTCAGTTCGTCGAGCCCGCCCGCCCCGAGGTGCCGGGAGAGGGAGTCGAGCAGCCGGACGACGTCCCGGCGCACCAGGGGCTCGCCGCCGGTGAGCCGGATCCGGCGCACGCCGCGCGCCACGAAGGCCGAGCAGAGCCGGTCGAGCTCCTCCAGGGTGAGGAGGTCGCGCCGGGGCAGGAAGGTCATCCGCTCGGCCATGCAGTAAGTGCAGCGCAGGTCGCAGCGGTCCGTCACCGACACGCGCAGGTAGCTGACGTGCCGGCCGTACCCGTCGACGAGCGGGTGGCCGGAGCGGGCGGGGACCGGGCAGGTCATGGTGCGGCGGCCTCTCGGTGGTCCATGCTCCGGCGGGCATCCGCCTCCCCGCAGGGGGCATCCTCGACGCCGTCGAGCAGGTGCACGGCGCTGAGCCTGATCTGAGCCGAGCGGTCGTCGGCCGGCGTCGGGTCGACGTGCCGCGCCGGGACGGGCGACGCCCGCGGCCCCGCGGCGTCGTGCGTGACGCAGAGGTCGCGCACCAGGCCGTCCCGCAACCCGTAGATCCAGCCGTGAACATGCAGCGGGCGGCCCGCCGCCCAGGCGGCGCGGACGATGGGCGTGC
This window harbors:
- a CDS encoding DUF2478 domain-containing protein yields the protein MCASSICVVAYGRASRPDAVLAEVVRRLAGAGYRVGGLLQFRRGGTPSRCASLFLEEIGSGRRVEIFESRGGAARGCRLTTCGLAEGAAWLAAAVAAEPELLFVNRFGRQEAEGRGLRAETAAIVAGIPSVVPVSEALLPAWRAFAGEEDAVMPPDADRIEAWCRGRLLTRPSPSGRAGALDGMGGDAPAGHA
- the mog gene encoding molybdopterin adenylyltransferase, producing MARIGILTVSDRASAGLYADEGGPAIWAELAHLLASPWEPVARLVPDGLESVRDAIIDLVDGEGCDLVLTTGGTGPAPRDLTPEGTRAACERMMPGFGEVLRARSLEQVPTAILSRQTAGIRGRALVINLPGRPSSIRLSLLAIMPAVPYCLDLIGAARIETDPAVVRAFRPS
- the moaA gene encoding GTP 3',8-cyclase MoaA, whose product is MTCPVPARSGHPLVDGYGRHVSYLRVSVTDRCDLRCTYCMAERMTFLPRRDLLTLEELDRLCSAFVARGVRRIRLTGGEPLVRRDVVRLLDSLSRHLGAGGLDELTLTTNGTLLAARARDLAACGVRRVNVSLDTLDPDRYRAITRRGDLGAVLDGLDAAQAAGLSVKLNAVALKGTNEDELEHLVRFAHGRGMDVTLIEVMPLGEVGPDRADQFLPLDVVRRRLARRLTLEPLAYRSAGPARYVRVAETGGRLGFITPLTHNFCEGCDRVRVTCTGMLYTCLGHEEGRDLRAALRGSEGDGLLQAAIDAAVLRKPKGHDFVIGRGAGAALARHMSVTGG